The following coding sequences are from one Maniola jurtina chromosome 14, ilManJurt1.1, whole genome shotgun sequence window:
- the LOC123871607 gene encoding myoneurin-like isoform X7, whose protein sequence is MHCCVPFCENTSDNVSTSYGEGKAISFHGFPSEVQLRAAWLRALGKQDNLPDSAVVCSQHFLNNDIYETESGLRKIHMGAIPSTVQVCMICLDTDSKLLLMSYELEEAYEKLIGQPLCDQGNLKHTICVQCTQRLINFSRFRDESLRARALMMDLVQKHEFITRQHMKLINSIKHRLNSNMTKLDPDHCDLHILEHPSEDHQKELEETRLESIMKIEGNDESMMADEDLKMENEDDNNVSDFILDPLKYESSPYQCTLCWEEFVHEHAYMQHLSMHVQQQGDGDGEWKTSQVCKPHTAVSCSSAYSSLITENKQADPNTSAHSVQILVAPLSARLGTVNEDKESANEATDAVRESNPVFEINNDAFDNQTPDISCKRNININRLTNCVVKLYDVFKDPKKFVNQNIVSKDISYHATSQHEIPTTVDVGPVINTVKALQSETDCLKNVNNTQCNNSLENSSNVEERGFICNICEYKCKYQSYLKKHMRTHTGLQPFLCKLCNYRSTRKGNLLTHMRTHTGEKPFLCELCDYKCTTNSGLMSHTRTHTGVKPYSCELCDYRCTGSNSLVRHMRTHTGIKPFLCNLCNYKCTEKSTLVKHMTTHTGEKPFSCKLCDYKCARNCYLVKHTRTHTGIKPYSCELCNYRFTVRSHLVRHMRTHTGIKPFLCNLCNYKSTDKNALVRHMRIHMGEKPYSCKICEYKCAHRTSLLNHNRRTHTATGVKPSSSS, encoded by the exons atgCATTGTTGTGTGCCTTTCTGCGAAAATACTTCTGACAATGTGTCTACATCATATGGGGAGGGAAAAGCGATTAGTTTTCATGG ATTCCCAAGTGAAGTGCAGCTCCGTGCTGCCtggctcagagccctcggcaaacaagacaaCCTGCCAGACTCCgctgtggtctgctcgcagcattttcttaataatgacatttatgaaacagaaagtggcttAAGGAAAATTCATATGGGTGCTATTCCTTCAACAGTGCAG GTTTGCATGATATGCCTAGACACTGACAGCAAGCTGTTACTAATGAGTTACGAATTGGAAGAAGCATATGAAAAGTTAATTGGACAGCCT TTGTGTGATCAAGGAAACCTAAAACATACAATCTGTGTACAATGTACTCAGAGATTGATAAATTTTAGTAGATTTAGAGACGAGAGCTTGAGAGCCCGTGCACTGATGATGGACTTAGTTCAAAAACATGAATTT ATAACAAGACAACATATGAAACTGATAAACAGCATAAAACACAGACTAAATAGTAATATGACAAAGCTAGACCCTGACCACTGTGACTTACACATACTTGAACACCCCTCAGAAGACCATCAGAAAGAATTAGAGGAAACCAGATTGGAAAGTATCATGAAAATTGAAGGAAATGATGAGTCCATGATGGCTGATGAAGACTTGAAAATGGAGAATGAAGATGATAATAATGTCAGTGATTTCATTCTAGATCCGTTAAAGTATGAAAGTTCTCCCTACCAATGTACACTTTGTTGGGAGGAATTTGTACATGAACATGCGTACATGCAACATTTGAGCATGCATGTCCAG CAGCAAGGTGACGGTGATGGTGAATGGAAGACGTCACAAGTATGCAAGCCTCATACAGCTGTGAGCTGCAGTTCTGCATACTCTTCACTCATCACTGAGAACAA GCAGGCAGACCCCAACACTTCCGCACATTCCGTTCAGATCTTAG tcgctccttTGTCCGCGAGACTTGGGACCGTTAATGAAGACAAAGAGTCTGCAAATGAAGCTACCGATGCAGTCCGGGAAAGTAATCCAGTATTTGAAATCAACAATGACGCATTCGACAACCAAACACCCGATATTAGCTGCAAAAGGAACATAAACATTAATAGATTAACAAATTGCGTAGTGAAATTGTATGACGTTTTCAAAGACCCTAAGAAATTTGTCAATCAGAACATTGTGTCTAAAGATATCAGTTATCATGCAACAAGTCAGCATGAAATCCCTACGACAGTAGACGTTGGACCAGTCATTAACACAGTTAAAGCTTTACAAAGTGAAACTGATTGTTTGAAGAATGTCAATAACACGCAATGTAATAATTCTTTAGAGAATAGTTCAAACGTTGAGGAAAGAGGGTTCATTTGCAATATTTGCGAGTACAAATGCAAATATCAAAGTTATTTGAAgaagcacatgagaactcacactggtttACAACCTTTCTTGTGTAAGTTATGCAATTACAGAAGTACAAGAAAAGGTAATCTActgacgcacatgagaacccatactggtgaaaaacctttcttgtgtgagttatgcgattacaaatgtacAACAAATAGCGGTCTAATGTCGCACACAAGAACCCATACTGGTGTAAAACCTTACTCCTGTGAGTTATGTGATTACAGATGTACAGGTAGTAATAGTCTAGTGAGGCACATGCGAACCCACACTGGTATCAAACCTTTCTTGTGCAacttatgcaattacaaatgtacAGAGAAGAGCACTCTAGTGAAGCACATGACaacccacactggtgaaaaacctttctcatgtaagttatgcgattacaaatgtgccAGAAATTGCTATCTAGTGAAGCACACAAGAACCCATACTGGTATAAAACCTTACTCCTGTGAGTTATGTAATTACAGATTTACAGTTCGTAGTcatctagtgaggcacatgagaacccacactggtatCAAACCTTTCTTGTGCAACTTATGCAATTACAAAAGTACAGACAAGAACGCTCttgtgaggcacatgagaatcCACATGGGTGAAAAGCCATATTCCTGCAAGATATGCGAGTACAAATGTGCACATAGAACTAGTCTACTGAATCATAATAGGAGAACTCACACTGCCACTGGTGTAAAGCCTTCATCAAGTTCGTGA
- the LOC123871607 gene encoding zinc finger protein Xfin-like isoform X1, which translates to MHCCVPFCENTSDNVSTSYGEGKAISFHGFPSEVQLRAAWLRALGKQDNLPDSAVVCSQHFLNNDIYETESGLRKIHMGAIPSTVQVCMICLDTDSKLLLMSYELEEAYEKLIGQPLCDQGNLKHTICVQCTQRLINFSRFRDESLRARALMMDLVQKHEFITRQHMKLINSIKHRLNSNMTKLDPDHCDLHILEHPSEDHQKELEETRLESIMKIEGNDESMMADEDLKMENEDDNNVSDFILDPLKYESSPYQCTLCWEEFVHEHAYMQHLSMHVQQQGDGDGEWKTSQVCKPHTAVSCSSAYSSLITENKQADPNTSAHSVQILVAPLSARLATVNEDKESANEATDAVRESNPVFEINTDAFDSQTPDISCKRNINISELTNCVVKLNDVFKDPKKFVNQNILSKDISYHATSQHQIPTTVDVGPVINTVKALQSETDCLKNVNNTQCNNSLENSSNVKERGFICNICEYKCKYQSYLKKHMRTHTGLQPFLCKLCNYRSTRKGNLLTHMRTHTGEKPFLCELCDFKCTTNSRLMSHTRTHTGVKPYSCELCDYRCTDSNSLVRHMRTHTGIKPFLCNLCNYKFTDKSTLVKHMTTHTGEKPFSCNLCDYKCPRNSYLVRHMSTHTGIKPFLCNLCNYKFTDKSTLVKHMTTRTGEKPFSCNLCDYKCARNSYLVRHMRTHTGIKPFLCNLCNYKCTEKSTLVKHMTTHTGEKPFSCKLCDYKCARNCYLVKHTRTHTGIKPYSCELCNYRFTVRSHLVRHMRTHTGIKPFLCNLCNYKSTDKNALVRHMRIHMGEKPYSCKICEYKCAHRTSLLNHNRRTHTATGVKPSSSS; encoded by the exons atgCATTGTTGTGTGCCTTTCTGCGAAAATACTTCTGACAATGTGTCTACATCATATGGGGAGGGAAAAGCGATTAGTTTTCATGG ATTCCCAAGTGAAGTGCAGCTCCGTGCTGCCtggctcagagccctcggcaaacaagacaaCCTGCCAGACTCCgctgtggtctgctcgcagcattttcttaataatgacatttatgaaacagaaagtggcttAAGGAAAATTCATATGGGTGCTATTCCTTCAACAGTGCAG GTTTGCATGATATGCCTAGACACTGACAGCAAGCTGTTACTAATGAGTTACGAATTGGAAGAAGCATATGAAAAGTTAATTGGACAGCCT TTGTGTGATCAAGGAAACCTAAAACATACAATCTGTGTACAATGTACTCAGAGATTGATAAATTTTAGTAGATTTAGAGACGAGAGCTTGAGAGCCCGTGCACTGATGATGGACTTAGTTCAAAAACATGAATTT ATAACAAGACAACATATGAAACTGATAAACAGCATAAAACACAGACTAAATAGTAATATGACAAAGCTAGACCCTGACCACTGTGACTTACACATACTTGAACACCCCTCAGAAGACCATCAGAAAGAATTAGAGGAAACCAGATTGGAAAGTATCATGAAAATTGAAGGAAATGATGAGTCCATGATGGCTGATGAAGACTTGAAAATGGAGAATGAAGATGATAATAATGTCAGTGATTTCATTCTAGATCCGTTAAAGTATGAAAGTTCTCCCTACCAATGTACACTTTGTTGGGAGGAATTTGTACATGAACATGCGTACATGCAACATTTGAGCATGCATGTCCAG CAGCAAGGTGACGGTGATGGTGAATGGAAGACGTCACAAGTATGCAAGCCTCATACAGCTGTGAGCTGCAGTTCTGCATACTCTTCACTCATCACTGAGAACAA GCAGGCAGACCCCAACACTTCCGCACATTCCGTTCAGATCTTAG TTGCTCCTTTGTCCGCGAGACTTGCGACAGTTAATGAGGACAAAGAGTCTGCAAATGAAGCTACCGATGCAGTCCGGGAAAGTAATCCAGTATTTGAAATCAACACTGACGCATTCGACAGCCAAACACCCGATATTAGCTGCAAAAGGAACATAAACATTAGTGAATTAACAAATTGCGTAGTGAAATTGAATGACGTTTTCAAAGACCCTAAGAAATTTGTCAATCAGAACATTCTGTCTAAAGATATCAGTTATCATGCAACAAGTCAGCATCAAATCCCCACGACAGTAGACGTTGGACCAGTCATTAACACAGTTAAAGCTTTACAAAGTGAAACTGATTGTTTGAAGAATGTCAATAACACGCAATGTAATAATTCTTTAGAGAATAGTTCAAACGTTAAGGAAAGAGGGTTCATTTGCAATATTTGCGAGTACAAATGCAAATATCAAAGTTATTTGAAgaagcacatgagaactcacactggtttACAACCTTTCTTGTGTAAGTTATGCAATTACAGAAGTACAAGAAAAGGTAATCTActgacgcacatgagaactcatacTGGTGAAAAGCCTTTCTTGTGTGAGTTATGCGATTTCAAATGTACAACAAATAGCCGTCTAATGTCGCACACAAGAACCCATACTGGTGTAAAACCTTATTCCTGTGAGTTATGTGATTACAGATGTACAGATAGTAATAGTCTAGTGAGGCACATGCGAACCCACACTGGTATCAAACCTTTCTTGTGCAacttatgcaattacaaatttACAGACAAGAGCACTCTAGTGAAGCACATGACaacccacactggtgaaaaacctttctcatgtaatttatgcgattacaaatgtccCAGAAATAGCtatctagtgaggcacatgagtactcacactggtataaaacctttcttgtgcaacttatgcaattacaaatttACAGACAAGAGCACTCTCGTGAAGCACATGACAACCcgcactggtgaaaaacctttctcatgtaatttatgcgattacaaatgtgccAGAAATAGCtatctagtgag GCACATGCGAACCCACACTGGTATCAAACCTTTCTTGTGCAacttatgcaattacaaatgtacAGAGAAGAGCACTCTAGTGAAGCACATGACaacccacactggtgaaaaacctttctcatgtaagttatgcgattacaaatgtgccAGAAATTGCTATCTAGTGAAGCACACAAGAACCCATACTGGTATAAAACCTTACTCCTGTGAGTTATGTAATTACAGATTTACAGTTCGTAGTcatctagtgaggcacatgagaacccacactggtatCAAACCTTTCTTGTGCAACTTATGCAATTACAAAAGTACAGACAAGAACGCTCttgtgaggcacatgagaatcCACATGGGTGAAAAGCCATATTCCTGCAAGATATGCGAGTACAAATGTGCACATAGAACTAGTCTACTGAATCATAATAGGAGAACTCACACTGCCACTGGTGTAAAGCCTTCATCAAGTTCGTGA
- the LOC123871607 gene encoding zinc finger protein 271-like isoform X6, with product MHCCVPFCENTSDNVSTSYGEGKAISFHGFPSEVQLRAAWLRALGKQDNLPDSAVVCSQHFLNNDIYETESGLRKIHMGAIPSTVQVCMICLDTDSKLLLMSYELEEAYEKLIGQPLCDQGNLKHTICVQCTQRLINFSRFRDESLRARALMMDLVQKHEFITRQHMKLINSIKHRLNSNMTKLDPDHCDLHILEHPSEDHQKELEETRLESIMKIEGNDESMMADEDLKMENEDDNNVSDFILDPLKYESSPYQCTLCWEEFVHEHAYMQHLSMHVQQQGDGDGEWKTSQVCKPHTAVSCSSAYSSLITENKQADPNTSAHSVQILVAPLSARLATVNEDKESANEATDAVRESNPVFEINTDAFDSQTPDISCKRNINISELTNCVVKLNDVFKDPKKFVNQNILSKDISYHATSQHQIPTTVDVGPVINTVKALQSETDCLKNVNNTQCNNSLENSSNVKERGFICNICEYKCKYQSYLKKHMRTHTGLQPFLCKLCNYRSTRKGNLLTHMRTHTGEKPFLCELCDFKCTTNSRLMSHTRTHTGVKPYSCELCDYRCTDSNSLVRHMRTHTGIKPFLCNLCNYKFTDKSTLVKHMTTHTGEKPFSCNLCDYKCPRNSYLVRHMSTHTGIKPFLCNLCNYKFTDKSTLVKHMTTRTGEKPFSCNLCDYKCARNSYLVRHMRTHTGIKPFLCNLCNYKCTEKSTLVKHMTTHTGEKPFSCKLCDYKCARNCYLVKHMRTHTGIKPFLCNLCNYKSTDKNALVRHMRIHMGEKPYSCKICEYKCAHRTSLLNHNRRTHTATGVKPSSSS from the exons atgCATTGTTGTGTGCCTTTCTGCGAAAATACTTCTGACAATGTGTCTACATCATATGGGGAGGGAAAAGCGATTAGTTTTCATGG ATTCCCAAGTGAAGTGCAGCTCCGTGCTGCCtggctcagagccctcggcaaacaagacaaCCTGCCAGACTCCgctgtggtctgctcgcagcattttcttaataatgacatttatgaaacagaaagtggcttAAGGAAAATTCATATGGGTGCTATTCCTTCAACAGTGCAG GTTTGCATGATATGCCTAGACACTGACAGCAAGCTGTTACTAATGAGTTACGAATTGGAAGAAGCATATGAAAAGTTAATTGGACAGCCT TTGTGTGATCAAGGAAACCTAAAACATACAATCTGTGTACAATGTACTCAGAGATTGATAAATTTTAGTAGATTTAGAGACGAGAGCTTGAGAGCCCGTGCACTGATGATGGACTTAGTTCAAAAACATGAATTT ATAACAAGACAACATATGAAACTGATAAACAGCATAAAACACAGACTAAATAGTAATATGACAAAGCTAGACCCTGACCACTGTGACTTACACATACTTGAACACCCCTCAGAAGACCATCAGAAAGAATTAGAGGAAACCAGATTGGAAAGTATCATGAAAATTGAAGGAAATGATGAGTCCATGATGGCTGATGAAGACTTGAAAATGGAGAATGAAGATGATAATAATGTCAGTGATTTCATTCTAGATCCGTTAAAGTATGAAAGTTCTCCCTACCAATGTACACTTTGTTGGGAGGAATTTGTACATGAACATGCGTACATGCAACATTTGAGCATGCATGTCCAG CAGCAAGGTGACGGTGATGGTGAATGGAAGACGTCACAAGTATGCAAGCCTCATACAGCTGTGAGCTGCAGTTCTGCATACTCTTCACTCATCACTGAGAACAA GCAGGCAGACCCCAACACTTCCGCACATTCCGTTCAGATCTTAG TTGCTCCTTTGTCCGCGAGACTTGCGACAGTTAATGAGGACAAAGAGTCTGCAAATGAAGCTACCGATGCAGTCCGGGAAAGTAATCCAGTATTTGAAATCAACACTGACGCATTCGACAGCCAAACACCCGATATTAGCTGCAAAAGGAACATAAACATTAGTGAATTAACAAATTGCGTAGTGAAATTGAATGACGTTTTCAAAGACCCTAAGAAATTTGTCAATCAGAACATTCTGTCTAAAGATATCAGTTATCATGCAACAAGTCAGCATCAAATCCCCACGACAGTAGACGTTGGACCAGTCATTAACACAGTTAAAGCTTTACAAAGTGAAACTGATTGTTTGAAGAATGTCAATAACACGCAATGTAATAATTCTTTAGAGAATAGTTCAAACGTTAAGGAAAGAGGGTTCATTTGCAATATTTGCGAGTACAAATGCAAATATCAAAGTTATTTGAAgaagcacatgagaactcacactggtttACAACCTTTCTTGTGTAAGTTATGCAATTACAGAAGTACAAGAAAAGGTAATCTActgacgcacatgagaactcatacTGGTGAAAAGCCTTTCTTGTGTGAGTTATGCGATTTCAAATGTACAACAAATAGCCGTCTAATGTCGCACACAAGAACCCATACTGGTGTAAAACCTTATTCCTGTGAGTTATGTGATTACAGATGTACAGATAGTAATAGTCTAGTGAGGCACATGCGAACCCACACTGGTATCAAACCTTTCTTGTGCAacttatgcaattacaaatttACAGACAAGAGCACTCTAGTGAAGCACATGACaacccacactggtgaaaaacctttctcatgtaatttatgcgattacaaatgtccCAGAAATAGCtatctagtgaggcacatgagtactcacactggtataaaacctttcttgtgcaacttatgcaattacaaatttACAGACAAGAGCACTCTCGTGAAGCACATGACAACCcgcactggtgaaaaacctttctcatgtaatttatgcgattacaaatgtgccAGAAATAGCtatctagtgag GCACATGCGAACCCACACTGGTATCAAACCTTTCTTGTGCAacttatgcaattacaaatgtacAGAGAAGAGCACTCTAGTGAAGCACATGACaacccacactggtgaaaaacctttctcatgtaagttatgcgattacaaatgtgccAGAAATTGCTATCTAGTGAA gcacatgagaacccacactggtatCAAACCTTTCTTGTGCAACTTATGCAATTACAAAAGTACAGACAAGAACGCTCttgtgaggcacatgagaatcCACATGGGTGAAAAGCCATATTCCTGCAAGATATGCGAGTACAAATGTGCACATAGAACTAGTCTACTGAATCATAATAGGAGAACTCACACTGCCACTGGTGTAAAGCCTTCATCAAGTTCGTGA
- the LOC123871607 gene encoding zinc finger protein 432-like isoform X5: MHCCVPFCENTSDNVSTSYGEGKAISFHGFPSEVQLRAAWLRALGKQDNLPDSAVVCSQHFLNNDIYETESGLRKIHMGAIPSTVQVCMICLDTDSKLLLMSYELEEAYEKLIGQPLCDQGNLKHTICVQCTQRLINFSRFRDESLRARALMMDLVQKHEFITRQHMKLINSIKHRLNSNMTKLDPDHCDLHILEHPSEDHQKELEETRLESIMKIEGNDESMMADEDLKMENEDDNNVSDFILDPLKYESSPYQCTLCWEEFVHEHAYMQHLSMHVQDGDGEWKTSQVCKPHTAVSCSSAYSSLITENKQADPNTSAHSVQILVAPLSARLATVNEDKESANEATDAVRESNPVFEINTDAFDSQTPDISCKRNINISELTNCVVKLNDVFKDPKKFVNQNILSKDISYHATSQHQIPTTVDVGPVINTVKALQSETDCLKNVNNTQCNNSLENSSNVKERGFICNICEYKCKYQSYLKKHMRTHTGLQPFLCKLCNYRSTRKGNLLTHMRTHTGEKPFLCELCDFKCTTNSRLMSHTRTHTGVKPYSCELCDYRCTDSNSLVRHMRTHTGIKPFLCNLCNYKFTDKSTLVKHMTTHTGEKPFSCNLCDYKCPRNSYLVRHMSTHTGIKPFLCNLCNYKFTDKSTLVKHMTTRTGEKPFSCNLCDYKCARNSYLVRHMRTHTGIKPFLCNLCNYKCTEKSTLVKHMTTHTGEKPFSCKLCDYKCARNCYLVKHTRTHTGIKPYSCELCNYRFTVRSHLVRHMRTHTGIKPFLCNLCNYKSTDKNALVRHMRIHMGEKPYSCKICEYKCAHRTSLLNHNRRTHTATGVKPSSSS, encoded by the exons atgCATTGTTGTGTGCCTTTCTGCGAAAATACTTCTGACAATGTGTCTACATCATATGGGGAGGGAAAAGCGATTAGTTTTCATGG ATTCCCAAGTGAAGTGCAGCTCCGTGCTGCCtggctcagagccctcggcaaacaagacaaCCTGCCAGACTCCgctgtggtctgctcgcagcattttcttaataatgacatttatgaaacagaaagtggcttAAGGAAAATTCATATGGGTGCTATTCCTTCAACAGTGCAG GTTTGCATGATATGCCTAGACACTGACAGCAAGCTGTTACTAATGAGTTACGAATTGGAAGAAGCATATGAAAAGTTAATTGGACAGCCT TTGTGTGATCAAGGAAACCTAAAACATACAATCTGTGTACAATGTACTCAGAGATTGATAAATTTTAGTAGATTTAGAGACGAGAGCTTGAGAGCCCGTGCACTGATGATGGACTTAGTTCAAAAACATGAATTT ATAACAAGACAACATATGAAACTGATAAACAGCATAAAACACAGACTAAATAGTAATATGACAAAGCTAGACCCTGACCACTGTGACTTACACATACTTGAACACCCCTCAGAAGACCATCAGAAAGAATTAGAGGAAACCAGATTGGAAAGTATCATGAAAATTGAAGGAAATGATGAGTCCATGATGGCTGATGAAGACTTGAAAATGGAGAATGAAGATGATAATAATGTCAGTGATTTCATTCTAGATCCGTTAAAGTATGAAAGTTCTCCCTACCAATGTACACTTTGTTGGGAGGAATTTGTACATGAACATGCGTACATGCAACATTTGAGCATGCATGTCCAG GACGGTGATGGTGAATGGAAGACGTCACAAGTATGCAAGCCTCATACAGCTGTGAGCTGCAGTTCTGCATACTCTTCACTCATCACTGAGAACAA GCAGGCAGACCCCAACACTTCCGCACATTCCGTTCAGATCTTAG TTGCTCCTTTGTCCGCGAGACTTGCGACAGTTAATGAGGACAAAGAGTCTGCAAATGAAGCTACCGATGCAGTCCGGGAAAGTAATCCAGTATTTGAAATCAACACTGACGCATTCGACAGCCAAACACCCGATATTAGCTGCAAAAGGAACATAAACATTAGTGAATTAACAAATTGCGTAGTGAAATTGAATGACGTTTTCAAAGACCCTAAGAAATTTGTCAATCAGAACATTCTGTCTAAAGATATCAGTTATCATGCAACAAGTCAGCATCAAATCCCCACGACAGTAGACGTTGGACCAGTCATTAACACAGTTAAAGCTTTACAAAGTGAAACTGATTGTTTGAAGAATGTCAATAACACGCAATGTAATAATTCTTTAGAGAATAGTTCAAACGTTAAGGAAAGAGGGTTCATTTGCAATATTTGCGAGTACAAATGCAAATATCAAAGTTATTTGAAgaagcacatgagaactcacactggtttACAACCTTTCTTGTGTAAGTTATGCAATTACAGAAGTACAAGAAAAGGTAATCTActgacgcacatgagaactcatacTGGTGAAAAGCCTTTCTTGTGTGAGTTATGCGATTTCAAATGTACAACAAATAGCCGTCTAATGTCGCACACAAGAACCCATACTGGTGTAAAACCTTATTCCTGTGAGTTATGTGATTACAGATGTACAGATAGTAATAGTCTAGTGAGGCACATGCGAACCCACACTGGTATCAAACCTTTCTTGTGCAacttatgcaattacaaatttACAGACAAGAGCACTCTAGTGAAGCACATGACaacccacactggtgaaaaacctttctcatgtaatttatgcgattacaaatgtccCAGAAATAGCtatctagtgaggcacatgagtactcacactggtataaaacctttcttgtgcaacttatgcaattacaaatttACAGACAAGAGCACTCTCGTGAAGCACATGACAACCcgcactggtgaaaaacctttctcatgtaatttatgcgattacaaatgtgccAGAAATAGCtatctagtgag GCACATGCGAACCCACACTGGTATCAAACCTTTCTTGTGCAacttatgcaattacaaatgtacAGAGAAGAGCACTCTAGTGAAGCACATGACaacccacactggtgaaaaacctttctcatgtaagttatgcgattacaaatgtgccAGAAATTGCTATCTAGTGAAGCACACAAGAACCCATACTGGTATAAAACCTTACTCCTGTGAGTTATGTAATTACAGATTTACAGTTCGTAGTcatctagtgaggcacatgagaacccacactggtatCAAACCTTTCTTGTGCAACTTATGCAATTACAAAAGTACAGACAAGAACGCTCttgtgaggcacatgagaatcCACATGGGTGAAAAGCCATATTCCTGCAAGATATGCGAGTACAAATGTGCACATAGAACTAGTCTACTGAATCATAATAGGAGAACTCACACTGCCACTGGTGTAAAGCCTTCATCAAGTTCGTGA